In Microvirga lotononidis, a single genomic region encodes these proteins:
- a CDS encoding response regulator, giving the protein MTVLVVEDDPFVRDMAVMGIEEAGYDVIEAASGGQALRLLHSGIAVGAPLTDIRPPEATGWEVARVARQCLPDLPVVYVTGYAEQMHPVPGGVILSKPYRMSQVIGLLRTWLA; this is encoded by the coding sequence ATGACAGTTCTGGTCGTTGAGGACGATCCGTTTGTCCGAGACATGGCCGTGATGGGGATCGAGGAAGCCGGGTATGATGTCATCGAAGCGGCCAGTGGTGGACAGGCTCTGCGGCTTCTGCACAGTGGGATCGCCGTGGGTGCCCCGCTGACCGACATTCGCCCGCCGGAAGCCACGGGCTGGGAGGTGGCCAGGGTCGCCCGTCAGTGCCTCCCGGATCTCCCGGTCGTGTATGTGACCGGTTATGCGGAGCAGATGCATCCTGTTCCTGGCGGCGTCATCCTGTCGAAGCCTTACAGGATGTCCCAGGTGATTGGCCTCCTGAGGACATGGCTCGCGTGA
- a CDS encoding response regulator — MTTDRPTLILVVEDEALVRMLVSDILTEEGGYRVIEAVNAEEALTLLEARDDVRLVFTDVDMPGPLNGFALARIVAEQFAGLKVIVTSGRTTPDMEDPPAAIPFLPKPYAPSVLIRLVRDALGETAEPIVRPRPDQAAAAPGFSVLPTAIKIDQLHTGLGVAGGLAQPLPEPEG; from the coding sequence ATGACCACCGATAGACCCACCCTCATTCTGGTCGTCGAGGACGAAGCCCTGGTGCGGATGCTCGTCTCCGACATCCTGACCGAGGAGGGCGGCTACAGGGTGATCGAAGCGGTTAACGCAGAGGAAGCTCTGACCCTGCTGGAGGCCCGGGATGATGTGCGCCTGGTGTTCACCGATGTGGACATGCCGGGCCCGCTGAACGGCTTTGCTCTGGCGCGGATTGTGGCCGAGCAGTTTGCCGGCCTCAAGGTGATCGTCACCTCAGGACGGACGACGCCGGACATGGAAGATCCGCCCGCGGCGATACCCTTCCTGCCCAAGCCTTATGCTCCTTCCGTGCTGATCCGGTTGGTCAGGGACGCGCTTGGGGAGACAGCAGAGCCAATCGTGCGGCCGCGGCCGGATCAGGCCGCGGCTGCGCCAGGATTTTCGGTTCTGCCCACTGCCATCAAGATCGATCAGCTTCACACGGGCCTTGGTGTGGCAGGCGGCCTCGCACAGCCTCTGCCCGAACCCGAAGGCTAA
- a CDS encoding ParB/Srx family N-terminal domain-containing protein: MTISTVTLSKLIPSEANVRRFNSEAGIEALAADISAHGLIQSLNVKPAGKGKFEVLAGGRRLRALKHLQAKGGTILGVKVTKDYPVPVL, encoded by the coding sequence ATGACCATTTCCACCGTCACCCTGTCCAAGCTGATCCCGAGCGAGGCCAACGTGCGCCGCTTCAACTCCGAGGCCGGGATCGAGGCCCTGGCCGCTGACATTTCCGCCCATGGCCTGATCCAGAGCCTCAACGTCAAACCGGCAGGCAAGGGCAAGTTCGAGGTGCTGGCCGGAGGACGCCGCTTGCGCGCCCTCAAGCATCTACAAGCCAAGGGCGGCACCATCCTCGGCGTCAAGGTGACGAAGGACTATCCCGTTCCCGTTCTGTAG
- a CDS encoding DUF6894 family protein yields MPLFYFDVIEDEKVIRDDHGVEYPDLEAAESEAARSAAEIGHDRFTKGNAREITVQVKDENRYLLLTVSVVMTVRKTVRALA; encoded by the coding sequence GTGCCGCTCTTCTACTTTGATGTGATCGAGGATGAAAAGGTCATCCGTGATGACCATGGCGTTGAGTACCCCGACCTAGAGGCTGCCGAGAGTGAGGCGGCTCGCAGTGCAGCTGAGATCGGGCACGACCGGTTCACAAAAGGCAACGCTCGCGAGATCACGGTCCAGGTCAAGGACGAAAACCGCTACCTGCTGCTGACCGTGTCTGTTGTGATGACCGTTCGCAAAACGGTTCGCGCGCTGGCGTGA
- a CDS encoding response regulator: MRVLVVDDDANIRDILVEALTDDGLEVVQAASGEEALHYLTVTPPIDVLFTDIRMPGGVNGWELARRFRAASPSIGVVYASGYVEDGQDLVPGGIFLDKPARIADLLPALLAAKDSG; this comes from the coding sequence ATGCGTGTTTTGGTGGTTGATGATGACGCGAACATCCGGGACATTCTCGTCGAAGCCCTGACGGACGACGGCCTGGAGGTTGTGCAGGCGGCGAGCGGCGAAGAAGCCCTGCACTACCTCACCGTGACACCGCCGATTGATGTCCTGTTCACCGACATTCGGATGCCGGGTGGCGTGAACGGCTGGGAGCTGGCGCGCCGGTTCCGTGCGGCCTCGCCGTCAATTGGGGTTGTGTATGCATCCGGGTATGTCGAAGACGGGCAGGACCTGGTGCCGGGCGGCATCTTCTTGGACAAGCCGGCCCGGATTGCTGACCTGCTGCCAGCCCTGCTCGCCGCAAAGGACAGCGGATAA
- a CDS encoding PRC-barrel domain-containing protein: protein MRRILIALAATTMIAGAASAQTAVTTTQEVFVKAQPTDVLSNNLIGLNVTNEANDTIGEIKDLILSNGDLTGYIVSVGGFLGLGERYVIVRPSAVKVTYDENGKKWHAVMNASKDQLKAAPEFKYEGRWKR from the coding sequence ATGCGCCGGATTCTGATTGCCCTTGCCGCCACGACGATGATCGCTGGGGCCGCCTCCGCCCAGACCGCCGTGACCACGACGCAGGAGGTCTTCGTCAAGGCCCAGCCGACCGACGTGCTGAGCAACAACCTGATCGGCCTCAACGTCACCAACGAGGCGAACGACACCATCGGCGAGATCAAGGACCTGATCCTCTCGAACGGCGACCTGACGGGGTACATCGTCTCGGTCGGCGGCTTCCTCGGCCTGGGCGAGCGCTATGTCATTGTGCGCCCGAGCGCCGTGAAGGTCACTTACGACGAGAACGGCAAGAAATGGCACGCGGTGATGAACGCCAGCAAGGACCAACTCAAGGCTGCCCCGGAGTTCAAGTACGAAGGCCGCTGGAAGCGCTGA